ATAGAAATATCACCGCTTTTTCGCGATTATTTTGCTACGCTGACTTTGAGCTGACTGCATCGCGGAGTcaccaaataataatttatatagatagtattattgcaatttttgaaaagtaagAACCTAAACTAAATAGCGCGCACGAAATGTGCGTCTATAATGTCtagtaaactaaaaaaaaatgtataatttataaattttttacaaataacaattttggaacaaacaatattaacaCAAAAAGCACATGCAaaagaatgtataaaatttataacatttactgtatttatatataaatagtatataatactaaaaactACATGAAAttgataagaataattaattcaaaaatattaaaatttataacttaacCATGATTGATTAGatcataagaaatatataatacagtgACTTTTACACACAAacattataagtatattactttattctcttcttcttcttcttcgtccTCTTCAGTCAATAAGATTCTGTCAAAGTTGAACATTGTGTTATAAATTGTCACCGGTGCTGAAACATTGTATTTATAGTTCATTGtagtttttaattcattaattgtgCTGAATTCGGTCAACGGAGTTTGTGTAAAAGTGCGGAGCATAACAGCTGCTTCTATCATTCCACTATTTATAAGAAGCACACCACTTAAGCCTGCAAGAAcaagcataaaaaatttatttatctgcaTTATTTAAACACGTTATTAAGATAcgttatgtaattaattattactatggcgcttttaacttgtttttattagttaaatatatatgactAAGTTGTCTCATACCGACTTTAGCACTAAAATATCTAGTATGAAGAGCATCTTCCATCAGATTTAAGATAttcatattattcatattagaATTAAAGCTTCCTTTGGCGACTATTTCGAGAACTGGTTTCCGTTCGCCACTACAGACGAAAACGCTGCCATAGAGATCGTAAGTCTTAGGTCGGGAACGAGAATTAGCCACAAGTTCTGATACAATTTGCTCTTCTTcgtttaaaaaagtacaataGCTTTTGTCGTTGAATGTGTATCCCCAAGTATGTTGCGTATACGTCGCATTCACAATGcactataaaagtaataacatttatataaaaaataaagatagaataataaaatcaaagtcTACTTAAAATGGAATAAACTCAATAAACAATAATGAGACATGtgagttaaaattaaagtaaaacacTCTTTTGAAACAGTAAAAGAACAATCTCTGAATTCTCTGGGAATCAGTGTATATTTCTATATGCATGAAATAATGTGTACTTCTTTATTGGGAGGTCCACAAAGCATGCTTTCTCCGATGATAAAGGAATCTGTCTTCCTTCCTTCAtagtatttttgtataagATTTTGCAAATTCCATGATTTCGGTGATcccatattttttgttaaattatacaaatgtcTATA
This sequence is a window from Monomorium pharaonis isolate MP-MQ-018 chromosome 3, ASM1337386v2, whole genome shotgun sequence. Protein-coding genes within it:
- the LOC105840043 gene encoding ester hydrolase C11orf54 homolog, whose translation is MQNDNIEGYLAAVNLEDKTYELEVPDLSELCSVMKESLQGHFNDLMVNVVECPNLRRHPYNFAASGLCGGQEVIEFGNYRHLYNLTKNMGSPKSWNLQNLIQKYYEGRKTDSFIIGESMLCGPPNKECIVNATYTQHTWGYTFNDKSYCTFLNEEEQIVSELVANSRSRPKTYDLYGSVFVCSGERKPVLEIVAKGSFNSNMNNMNILNLMEDALHTRYFSAKVGLSGVLLINSGMIEAAVMLRTFTQTPLTEFSTINELKTTMNYKYNVSAPVTIYNTMFNFDRILLTEEDEEEEEENKEWLWVNPMTNQILPIYSLMGGRYVRNITPYIEYKGYFTVVKKLHRVDAEVIFD